From Geomonas agri, one genomic window encodes:
- a CDS encoding class I SAM-dependent methyltransferase — translation MNIGAIKAALPWWTKILLKLCIARFPTDYRLWQKLDIFKHGAMEAPEYAYRIFKMHYDRSNFPKKSEDFVCLEVGPGDSLFSCIIAKLHGASLTYMVDSGFFATHEIAPYSNLFAFLRNNNFNITRPEPFSVPELVEEFGGHYLTEGLAAIASIPSASIDFIWSNAVLEHIRKPEFLPFMKELRRILKDDGICSHRIDLRDHLGGGLNNLRFSEEVWESDMFAKSGFYTNRIRFHEMCSIFNTAGFEVSVLDINKWEKLPSPYSKFDKTFKSIPEHDLLISGFDVLLYPKAYKVDDKVSYSL, via the coding sequence ATGAATATAGGAGCGATCAAGGCTGCACTGCCGTGGTGGACAAAAATCCTTCTTAAATTATGTATTGCACGTTTTCCAACCGACTATAGGTTGTGGCAAAAACTGGATATTTTTAAGCACGGAGCAATGGAAGCACCTGAATATGCGTATCGTATTTTCAAAATGCATTATGACCGCAGCAATTTCCCCAAAAAATCGGAAGACTTTGTTTGCCTTGAAGTGGGACCTGGCGATAGTCTTTTTTCCTGCATAATTGCAAAGCTTCACGGTGCATCACTTACGTACATGGTAGATTCAGGATTTTTCGCAACACATGAGATTGCTCCCTATAGCAATTTATTTGCTTTCCTGAGAAATAACAATTTTAATATAACTCGTCCTGAACCATTTAGTGTTCCAGAGTTAGTAGAAGAGTTTGGCGGGCATTACTTGACAGAGGGATTAGCTGCTATAGCCTCTATTCCTTCTGCCAGCATAGATTTCATCTGGTCGAATGCTGTTCTTGAACACATTAGGAAACCAGAGTTTTTACCTTTCATGAAGGAACTCCGCCGCATACTTAAAGATGATGGTATCTGCTCGCATCGTATTGATTTGCGAGATCATCTCGGCGGGGGGCTTAATAACCTTCGGTTTTCTGAAGAGGTTTGGGAGTCTGATATGTTTGCAAAATCTGGTTTTTACACAAATCGAATACGGTTTCATGAGATGTGCAGCATATTCAATACGGCAGGATTTGAAGTTAGTGTTTTGGATATCAATAAATGGGAAAAATTACCTTCTCCTTATTCTAAATTTGATAAGACTTTTAAATCAATACCAGAGCATGATCTTTTAATAAGCGGGTTTGATGTCCTTTTATATCCTAAGGCCTATAAAGTTGACGACAAGGTGAGTTACTCGCTATGA
- a CDS encoding glycosyltransferase family 4 protein translates to MSNSYRIAFVTSQAFSINNFRGSLIREMVHRGFVVYALAPDYDEATRTAVVKLGAIPVDCPMSRTGMNPGSDFINLLKLSSQLRHLKVDVVFSYFIKPVIYGTLAARIAGVPKRLAMIEGAGYVYTDGDETSISRRVLRVFVTKLYQISLRYASLVYLLNKDDRALFVNKRMVIDRKIELLNGIGIDLTHYEPTHLTTKPVTFILIARLLREKGIYDYVEAARLVKSKHPKVRFLLLGDTDLNPGSVKQAEVYSWVSEGLIEWPGHVTDVRVWIAQASVFVLPSYYREGLPRSTQEAMAMGLPIITTDSPGCRETVIEGVNGFLVPPRNPQALAQAMSQFVEQSEMIIQMGIASRQLAEENFDVLKINAQILQSMEAIS, encoded by the coding sequence ATGAGCAATTCCTATCGAATAGCTTTTGTTACTAGTCAAGCATTCTCCATCAATAATTTTAGAGGGTCCCTAATCCGTGAAATGGTGCACCGCGGTTTTGTTGTATATGCCCTAGCCCCAGATTACGATGAGGCAACACGCACTGCTGTAGTTAAACTAGGGGCAATTCCTGTGGATTGCCCAATGTCACGTACTGGTATGAATCCTGGTTCGGATTTCATCAACCTTTTGAAGTTGTCAAGCCAGTTGCGTCACTTAAAAGTGGACGTTGTGTTTTCCTATTTCATCAAACCAGTGATATATGGGACGCTGGCTGCACGAATTGCAGGTGTACCCAAGCGCCTTGCTATGATTGAAGGTGCCGGATATGTATACACTGATGGTGATGAAACATCAATTTCGCGTAGAGTATTGCGTGTTTTTGTAACAAAGTTGTATCAAATAAGCTTAAGGTATGCGAGTCTTGTCTATCTACTTAACAAGGATGACAGGGCACTTTTCGTTAACAAACGAATGGTGATAGATAGAAAAATTGAACTGCTTAATGGTATCGGAATAGACTTAACTCACTATGAACCCACGCACTTAACTACAAAACCTGTCACATTTATTTTAATTGCTAGGTTGTTGCGCGAGAAGGGGATCTACGATTATGTTGAGGCCGCTCGACTGGTGAAGAGTAAGCATCCCAAAGTGCGCTTTCTTCTGCTGGGGGACACTGACTTAAACCCAGGTTCAGTCAAGCAAGCCGAGGTCTATTCATGGGTTTCCGAAGGACTAATAGAATGGCCAGGACACGTCACTGATGTTCGCGTCTGGATTGCTCAGGCCAGTGTTTTCGTGCTGCCATCCTACTATCGCGAGGGATTACCGCGTAGTACTCAGGAGGCCATGGCGATGGGACTCCCCATTATTACCACTGACTCACCGGGTTGTCGGGAAACGGTAATAGAGGGAGTTAACGGTTTTTTGGTGCCGCCCCGCAATCCACAGGCACTTGCTCAAGCTATGTCCCAATTTGTAGAGCAATCTGAAATGATAATCCAAATGGGGATTGCGAGTCGACAACTTGCGGAGGAAAACTTCGATGTCCTTAAAATTAACGCTCAAATTTTACAGTCTATGGAAGCCATCTCATAA
- a CDS encoding UDP-glucose 4-epimerase family protein: protein MNRILVTGATGFVGRYLCERLVAQSGYVRGTVMASENPAILAKGVEPVLVEPLGAETCWSIATKDIDTIVHLAARVHIMNDPLLEPLAEFRNVNTVGTMRLATEAVKAGVKRFVFVSSIKVNGEESIEPYTEDSTPQPSDPYGVSKYEAEQQLRQLEARTDLDVVVVRPTLVYGPGVRANFLSIMKAVSKQLPLPLASIQNKRSFIYVENLVDSLVSCINHPTAAGRTYLVSDGEDVSTPELIRRIAAALGVNSHLVPFPLSCLHLLGRMTGQNAQVARLTGSLTVDCLKIREDLGWDPPYTMDQGLGETATWFKSHMQRA from the coding sequence ATGAATCGAATTCTAGTCACAGGTGCAACTGGTTTTGTTGGCCGATATCTATGTGAGAGGTTGGTTGCCCAATCGGGATATGTTCGGGGGACTGTTATGGCGTCCGAAAATCCAGCAATTCTAGCCAAAGGGGTCGAACCGGTGTTAGTTGAACCTTTGGGTGCGGAGACCTGTTGGTCAATAGCAACGAAAGATATAGACACCATTGTTCACTTGGCAGCTCGAGTGCATATCATGAATGATCCTTTACTTGAACCTCTGGCCGAATTTAGAAACGTCAACACTGTTGGCACAATGCGACTGGCTACGGAAGCCGTTAAGGCTGGAGTAAAGCGCTTCGTTTTCGTAAGTTCCATAAAGGTCAACGGCGAGGAATCAATTGAGCCATACACGGAGGACTCCACACCGCAGCCCTCCGATCCGTATGGAGTCAGTAAATATGAAGCTGAACAGCAGCTTCGGCAGCTTGAAGCGCGCACTGATCTTGATGTGGTTGTCGTCAGGCCAACTCTTGTGTATGGCCCAGGTGTAAGGGCTAATTTCCTCAGTATCATGAAAGCCGTGTCCAAGCAGCTTCCTCTGCCCTTGGCTTCGATTCAGAACAAACGAAGCTTTATCTACGTAGAGAATTTGGTTGACTCGCTTGTTAGTTGTATCAACCACCCAACGGCAGCCGGCAGGACCTATCTAGTCAGTGATGGGGAAGACGTTTCGACACCGGAGCTAATACGGCGCATTGCCGCTGCACTGGGGGTAAATTCACATTTGGTTCCTTTTCCCCTGTCTTGCCTACATTTACTAGGCAGGATGACTGGACAAAATGCTCAAGTTGCCCGTCTCACTGGATCCTTGACGGTGGACTGTTTGAAAATCAGGGAGGACTTGGGATGGGATCCTCCTTATACCATGGATCAGGGGTTGGGGGAAACAGCCACGTGGTTCAAAAGTCATATGCAACGAGCCTAA